A DNA window from Theobroma cacao cultivar B97-61/B2 chromosome 5, Criollo_cocoa_genome_V2, whole genome shotgun sequence contains the following coding sequences:
- the LOC18598030 gene encoding uncharacterized protein LOC18598030 isoform X2: MATLFHFPTLLFLSSHKSLISSKPQQWLSWKIHEYPPRRSLKICAFSIKRPRSGRKVKSNEELCNDIREFVAAVELPDGQVPSVKELSQHGRNDLANIVRRRGYKLIKKLLTSSPEIDIDGFNAEKSVVEKCDATVDSEDILEGQNQKGENAIEDVSLPTEVFSMGNSLIGVYSDSDDHSCMKENTTHTSGDQKEMENAIVEDASPSTFLSNEENYSGSLNANPDLNSEDRSSMPEKSLAMSILEEKVAKFVQNGDLDSIDYNVGGMLNESADKESNEVVETNIEVATQSRTNSQECSEHAYGAAITLKGSTTVAKQVAPPMAVNYLPWSHDNMEAHMLKGDDLREDLNSETTGRDNQIEINHLKFMLIALSALQTKAEIEIHKAQKLVSEKDAELHAAEESLSGLEEVQIEYSGDGEIVEVAGSFNGWHHRIKMDPKPSSTIKNPIESRMSKLWSTVLWLYPGIYEIKFIVDGKWEIDPQRESTDKGGICNNILRVDR; encoded by the exons ATGGCAACCTTGTTTCACTTTCCAACTCTCCTATTCCTCTCTTCTCATAAATCCCTCATCTCATCAAAGCCGCAGCAATGGCTAAGCTGGAAAATTCATGAATACCCACCAAGAAGAAGCTTGAAAATATGTGCCTTTTCTATTAAAAGACCCAG GAGTGGTAGAAAGGTAAAGAGCAATGAGGAGCTTTGTAATGATATAAGGGAATTTGTAGCTGCGGTTGAACTTCCAGACGGTCAGGTTCCCTCCGTGAAAGAGCTTTCTCAGCATGGAAG GAATGATTTGGCTAACATTGTTAGACGGAGAGGATACAAACTTATCAAAAAGCTTCTTACGAGCTCACCTGAGATAGACATTGATGGATTTAATGCGGAGAAAAGTGTAGTTGAAAAGTGTGATGCTACTGTTGACTCTGAAGATATTTTGGAAG gtcAGAATCAAAAGGGGGAGAATGCAATCGAAGATGTTTCCTTGCCAACTGAAGTTTTTAGCATGGGGAATAGTTTAATTGGAGTATATAGTGATTCTGATGACCATAGTTGCATGAAGGAAAATACTACGCACACTTCAGGAGATCAAAAGGAAATGGAAAATGCTATTGTTGAAGATGCTTCCCCATCAACCTTTCTCTCAAATGAGGAAAACTATTCTGGGAGTTTGAATGCTAATCCAGATCTTAATTCTGAAGACCGTAGTTCCATGCCTGAAAAATCTTTAGCCATGTCAATTTTGGAGGAAAAAGTTGCAAAATTTGTTCAGAACGGAGATTTGGATTCAATTGACT ATAATGTTGGTGGGATGTTAAATGAAAGTGCTGATAAAGAAAGCAACGAAGTTGTTGAAACTAATATTGAAGTAGCAACTCAATCTAGGACCAATAGTCAAGAATGCTCAGAACATGCCTATGGTGCTGCTATCACATTGAAAGGAAGTACAACTGTGGCCAAGCAGGTTGCTCCTCCCATGGCAGTGAATTACCTTCCTTGGAG TCATGATAATATGGAAGCACATATGTTAAAGGGTGATGATTTGAGGGAGGATTTGAATTCTGAG ACCACTGGAAGGGACAATCAAATTGAGATTAATCACCTCAAGTTTATGCTG ATTGCTTTGTCTGCCCTGCAAACCAAGGCTGAAATAGAGATCCACAAAGCTCAGAAACTTGTCTCCGAGAAGGATGCTGAATTGCATGCTGCTGAGGAAAGCCTCTCAGGACTAGAGGAG GTCCAAATCGAATACTCTGGAGATGGTGAAATTGTGGAGGTAGCTGGTAGCTTCAATGGTTGGCATCATCGGATTAAAATGGATCCTAAGCCATCTTCTACCATTAAAAACCCCATTGAATCAAG GATGTCCAAACTCTGGTCGACAGTGCTATGGCTTTATCCTGGGATATATGAG
- the LOC18598030 gene encoding uncharacterized protein LOC18598030 isoform X1, producing the protein MATLFHFPTLLFLSSHKSLISSKPQQWLSWKIHEYPPRRSLKICAFSIKRPRSGRKVKSNEELCNDIREFVAAVELPDGQVPSVKELSQHGRNDLANIVRRRGYKLIKKLLTSSPEIDIDGFNAEKSVVEKCDATVDSEDILEGQNQKGENAIEDVSLPTEVFSMGNSLIGVYSDSDDHSCMKENTTHTSGDQKEMENAIVEDASPSTFLSNEENYSGSLNANPDLNSEDRSSMPEKSLAMSILEEKVAKFVQNGDLDSIDYNVGGMLNESADKESNEVVETNIEVATQSRTNSQECSEHAYGAAITLKGSTTVAKQVAPPMAVNYLPWSHDNMEAHMLKGDDLREDLNSETTGRDNQIEINHLKFMLHQKELELSCLKEQIEKEKIALSALQTKAEIEIHKAQKLVSEKDAELHAAEESLSGLEEVQIEYSGDGEIVEVAGSFNGWHHRIKMDPKPSSTIKNPIESRMSKLWSTVLWLYPGIYEIKFIVDGKWEIDPQRESTDKGGICNNILRVDR; encoded by the exons ATGGCAACCTTGTTTCACTTTCCAACTCTCCTATTCCTCTCTTCTCATAAATCCCTCATCTCATCAAAGCCGCAGCAATGGCTAAGCTGGAAAATTCATGAATACCCACCAAGAAGAAGCTTGAAAATATGTGCCTTTTCTATTAAAAGACCCAG GAGTGGTAGAAAGGTAAAGAGCAATGAGGAGCTTTGTAATGATATAAGGGAATTTGTAGCTGCGGTTGAACTTCCAGACGGTCAGGTTCCCTCCGTGAAAGAGCTTTCTCAGCATGGAAG GAATGATTTGGCTAACATTGTTAGACGGAGAGGATACAAACTTATCAAAAAGCTTCTTACGAGCTCACCTGAGATAGACATTGATGGATTTAATGCGGAGAAAAGTGTAGTTGAAAAGTGTGATGCTACTGTTGACTCTGAAGATATTTTGGAAG gtcAGAATCAAAAGGGGGAGAATGCAATCGAAGATGTTTCCTTGCCAACTGAAGTTTTTAGCATGGGGAATAGTTTAATTGGAGTATATAGTGATTCTGATGACCATAGTTGCATGAAGGAAAATACTACGCACACTTCAGGAGATCAAAAGGAAATGGAAAATGCTATTGTTGAAGATGCTTCCCCATCAACCTTTCTCTCAAATGAGGAAAACTATTCTGGGAGTTTGAATGCTAATCCAGATCTTAATTCTGAAGACCGTAGTTCCATGCCTGAAAAATCTTTAGCCATGTCAATTTTGGAGGAAAAAGTTGCAAAATTTGTTCAGAACGGAGATTTGGATTCAATTGACT ATAATGTTGGTGGGATGTTAAATGAAAGTGCTGATAAAGAAAGCAACGAAGTTGTTGAAACTAATATTGAAGTAGCAACTCAATCTAGGACCAATAGTCAAGAATGCTCAGAACATGCCTATGGTGCTGCTATCACATTGAAAGGAAGTACAACTGTGGCCAAGCAGGTTGCTCCTCCCATGGCAGTGAATTACCTTCCTTGGAG TCATGATAATATGGAAGCACATATGTTAAAGGGTGATGATTTGAGGGAGGATTTGAATTCTGAG ACCACTGGAAGGGACAATCAAATTGAGATTAATCACCTCAAGTTTATGCTG CACCAGAAGGAATTAGAACTATCCTGTTTGAAGGAGCAgattgaaaaggaaaag ATTGCTTTGTCTGCCCTGCAAACCAAGGCTGAAATAGAGATCCACAAAGCTCAGAAACTTGTCTCCGAGAAGGATGCTGAATTGCATGCTGCTGAGGAAAGCCTCTCAGGACTAGAGGAG GTCCAAATCGAATACTCTGGAGATGGTGAAATTGTGGAGGTAGCTGGTAGCTTCAATGGTTGGCATCATCGGATTAAAATGGATCCTAAGCCATCTTCTACCATTAAAAACCCCATTGAATCAAG GATGTCCAAACTCTGGTCGACAGTGCTATGGCTTTATCCTGGGATATATGAG
- the LOC18598030 gene encoding uncharacterized protein LOC18598030 isoform X3, with product MATLFHFPTLLFLSSHKSLISSKPQQWLSWKIHEYPPRRSLKICAFSIKRPRSGRKVKSNEELCNDIREFVAAVELPDGQVPSVKELSQHGRNDLANIVRRRGYKLIKKLLTSSPEIDIDGFNAEKSVVEKCDATVDSEDILEGQNQKGENAIEDVSLPTEVFSMGNSLIGVYSDSDDHSCMKENTTHTSGDQKEMENAIVEDASPSTFLSNEENYSGSLNANPDLNSEDRSSMPEKSLAMSILEEKVAKFVQNGDLDSIDYNVGGMLNESADKESNEVVETNIEVATQSRTNSQECSEHAYGAAITLKGSTTVAKQVAPPMAVNYLPWSHDNMEAHMLKGDDLREDLNSETTGRDNQIEINHLKFMLHQKELELSCLKEQIEKEKIALSALQTKAEIEIHKAQKLVSEKDAELHAAEESLSGLEEDVQTLVDSAMALSWDI from the exons ATGGCAACCTTGTTTCACTTTCCAACTCTCCTATTCCTCTCTTCTCATAAATCCCTCATCTCATCAAAGCCGCAGCAATGGCTAAGCTGGAAAATTCATGAATACCCACCAAGAAGAAGCTTGAAAATATGTGCCTTTTCTATTAAAAGACCCAG GAGTGGTAGAAAGGTAAAGAGCAATGAGGAGCTTTGTAATGATATAAGGGAATTTGTAGCTGCGGTTGAACTTCCAGACGGTCAGGTTCCCTCCGTGAAAGAGCTTTCTCAGCATGGAAG GAATGATTTGGCTAACATTGTTAGACGGAGAGGATACAAACTTATCAAAAAGCTTCTTACGAGCTCACCTGAGATAGACATTGATGGATTTAATGCGGAGAAAAGTGTAGTTGAAAAGTGTGATGCTACTGTTGACTCTGAAGATATTTTGGAAG gtcAGAATCAAAAGGGGGAGAATGCAATCGAAGATGTTTCCTTGCCAACTGAAGTTTTTAGCATGGGGAATAGTTTAATTGGAGTATATAGTGATTCTGATGACCATAGTTGCATGAAGGAAAATACTACGCACACTTCAGGAGATCAAAAGGAAATGGAAAATGCTATTGTTGAAGATGCTTCCCCATCAACCTTTCTCTCAAATGAGGAAAACTATTCTGGGAGTTTGAATGCTAATCCAGATCTTAATTCTGAAGACCGTAGTTCCATGCCTGAAAAATCTTTAGCCATGTCAATTTTGGAGGAAAAAGTTGCAAAATTTGTTCAGAACGGAGATTTGGATTCAATTGACT ATAATGTTGGTGGGATGTTAAATGAAAGTGCTGATAAAGAAAGCAACGAAGTTGTTGAAACTAATATTGAAGTAGCAACTCAATCTAGGACCAATAGTCAAGAATGCTCAGAACATGCCTATGGTGCTGCTATCACATTGAAAGGAAGTACAACTGTGGCCAAGCAGGTTGCTCCTCCCATGGCAGTGAATTACCTTCCTTGGAG TCATGATAATATGGAAGCACATATGTTAAAGGGTGATGATTTGAGGGAGGATTTGAATTCTGAG ACCACTGGAAGGGACAATCAAATTGAGATTAATCACCTCAAGTTTATGCTG CACCAGAAGGAATTAGAACTATCCTGTTTGAAGGAGCAgattgaaaaggaaaag ATTGCTTTGTCTGCCCTGCAAACCAAGGCTGAAATAGAGATCCACAAAGCTCAGAAACTTGTCTCCGAGAAGGATGCTGAATTGCATGCTGCTGAGGAAAGCCTCTCAGGACTAGAGGAG GATGTCCAAACTCTGGTCGACAGTGCTATGGCTTTATCCTGGGATATATGA